A single window of Chloracidobacterium sp. DNA harbors:
- a CDS encoding 2,3,4,5-tetrahydropyridine-2,6-dicarboxylate N-succinyltransferase, giving the protein MFVNLQSEIEKLFAKSEFTADDREIYESFKTALRRGEIRSAEKGEDGVWRANSWVKQGILLGFRMGKMVEISKPTETLQFFDKDTFPLRPMTLEDGVRIVIGGSAIRDGSYVAPSVVVMPPAYINVGAYVDEGTMVDSHALVGSCAQIGKRVHLSAAAQIGGVLEPVNATPVVIEDDVLVGGNTGIYEGTIVRERAVLASGVILTRSTPVFDLPNQRIIKSENGGSLEIPAGAVVVQGSRAVTNDFGSENGLSIYCPIIVKYRDEKTDSSTRLEDYLR; this is encoded by the coding sequence TTGTTTGTGAATTTACAAAGTGAAATTGAAAAGCTTTTTGCAAAGAGCGAATTTACTGCCGACGACCGGGAGATATACGAATCTTTCAAGACCGCACTCCGTCGCGGCGAGATACGTTCGGCCGAAAAAGGCGAGGATGGCGTTTGGCGGGCGAATTCTTGGGTAAAGCAGGGAATTCTCCTCGGTTTTCGGATGGGCAAGATGGTCGAGATATCGAAACCGACCGAGACACTGCAATTTTTTGACAAAGACACATTTCCGCTGCGGCCGATGACGTTAGAAGACGGTGTGAGGATCGTGATCGGCGGGTCGGCGATACGCGACGGTTCGTATGTAGCACCGTCGGTCGTCGTTATGCCGCCGGCATATATTAATGTCGGTGCATATGTGGACGAGGGAACTATGGTCGATTCACACGCTTTGGTTGGATCGTGTGCACAGATCGGGAAGCGTGTTCACTTGTCCGCAGCTGCGCAAATTGGCGGGGTTTTAGAGCCTGTTAATGCGACTCCGGTTGTTATTGAGGACGACGTGCTCGTCGGCGGCAATACAGGCATTTACGAAGGCACTATTGTTCGCGAAAGAGCCGTGCTGGCTAGCGGCGTCATACTTACACGTTCGACGCCGGTGTTTGACCTGCCAAATCAGCGGATAATAAAATCCGAGAATGGCGGATCGCTTGAGATCCCGGCCGGTGCCGTTGTGGTTCAGGGTTCACGCGCTGTTACAAACGATTTTGGAAGCGAGAATGGACTCTCTATCTACTGCCCCATTATCGTCAAATATCGCGACGAAAAGACGGATTCTTCTACAAGACTTGAAGACTATCTGAGATAG